A genomic region of Photobacterium swingsii contains the following coding sequences:
- a CDS encoding FAD-dependent oxidoreductase, producing MSTAAENKHIAVLGAGPAGLMAAWELVEAGYQVTILDRDDHVGGMCATQTFSGQHGDYRFDFGGHRFITKNPKLLSFVDTLMGDDLLFAQRKSVIRYRGRIYQYPLALVDLIKNAPLPLLVGGAVDLAKQMFKPKPKDQSSVSFAEWIESRFGTTLYKHFFEGYTGKLWGIDPKFLSGDWASQRISLMDLKDVARRLLPGRRSSVRTYARQYRYPKLGFGQLYTRLAEELEKKGVTIVLNSDVCGLKVNANQLIEHVEYRQQGETHILSCDQVISTLPLPLMCQLTGFDSGLAFRSLRFMNMPMETQDISDNTWQYLSDPELLGTRLQEPKRRSSFMAPAGRSSVMIEIPCNKNDDVWNMDGDRLQQRVLADLASLGVDPQLATGEYFTSYTEHAYPLMDMTYQAKREKAITHLSQYSNLIMTGRQGTFRYIFTDTAMEMGMMAAQSVIDGKDRRREIFDFRNEKTVIEVQSVA from the coding sequence ATGAGTACGGCAGCTGAAAACAAACACATCGCGGTATTAGGTGCAGGCCCTGCTGGCTTGATGGCGGCATGGGAGCTAGTGGAAGCAGGTTATCAAGTAACGATTCTTGACCGCGATGATCACGTTGGTGGTATGTGCGCTACTCAGACTTTTTCTGGTCAGCACGGTGACTATCGTTTTGACTTTGGTGGCCACCGGTTTATTACCAAGAACCCAAAACTGTTGTCTTTTGTCGATACCTTAATGGGTGACGACTTATTGTTTGCTCAACGTAAAAGTGTCATCCGTTACCGTGGTCGTATCTACCAATATCCATTGGCATTGGTGGATTTGATCAAAAATGCTCCTTTGCCTCTGCTGGTGGGTGGAGCTGTCGATTTAGCGAAACAAATGTTTAAGCCTAAGCCAAAAGATCAATCTTCCGTGAGTTTTGCTGAGTGGATTGAAAGCCGTTTTGGTACCACTTTATATAAACACTTTTTTGAGGGGTATACCGGCAAGCTATGGGGGATAGATCCTAAGTTTCTATCTGGTGACTGGGCGTCTCAACGCATCAGTTTGATGGATTTGAAAGACGTTGCACGTCGTTTATTGCCTGGGCGCCGTTCATCGGTACGTACTTATGCTCGCCAATACCGTTACCCGAAATTGGGGTTTGGTCAGCTGTACACCCGTCTTGCTGAAGAACTTGAAAAGAAAGGTGTCACCATCGTTTTAAACAGTGATGTCTGTGGTTTGAAGGTCAATGCTAACCAGCTGATTGAGCATGTTGAGTACCGTCAACAAGGTGAAACACACATCCTTAGCTGCGATCAAGTGATTTCGACTTTGCCACTTCCCTTGATGTGTCAATTGACAGGGTTTGACAGTGGATTAGCGTTTCGATCATTGCGCTTCATGAATATGCCTATGGAAACCCAAGATATCTCTGATAACACGTGGCAGTACCTTTCCGATCCTGAACTGCTTGGTACGCGCCTACAAGAGCCGAAACGCCGTTCATCATTTATGGCACCAGCTGGACGATCGTCTGTGATGATCGAAATTCCATGTAATAAAAATGATGATGTGTGGAACATGGATGGTGACCGTCTGCAGCAGCGTGTTCTTGCGGATTTAGCGTCATTAGGTGTTGATCCTCAGCTTGCGACGGGGGAGTACTTCACATCTTACACTGAGCATGCTTACCCACTGATGGACATGACGTATCAAGCCAAACGTGAAAAAGCGATTACTCACCTTTCGCAATACAGCAATTTAATCATGACAGGGCGACAAGGTACCTTCCGTTATATCTTCACAGATACCGCAATGGAAATGGGCATGATGGCTGCGCAGTCAGTGATTGATGGTAAAGATCGTCGCCGAGAAATATTTGATTTTCGTAATGAAAAGACAGTGATTGAAGTTCAAAGCGTCGCATAA
- a CDS encoding FTR1 family iron permease: MLASFLITLREGLEAFLLVGIALSYLAKLNARQYNKYIYLGVFVGLLLSLVVAVVFQVVVDQFSNELYRNYLMAGILTFATVVLTYMAIWMQNQAKNQVAQMQQDVSDMVSSGNLFGLVFLSLLAVLREGFETILFFSALMYSNFGEFSTQDALIGAVAGLLLSLAIVWLMLRTTRNVPLRSFFRWTSLLIIVIAAGLLSSAVNMLQAAHVLPILHAQLFDISHILDDRGVFGTFLRALFGYNSSPGLLQLMVWGGYMVTFIFFWNRGYKQA, translated from the coding sequence ATGTTAGCCAGTTTTTTAATTACGCTACGAGAAGGGTTGGAAGCCTTTTTGCTCGTAGGGATCGCCTTATCCTACTTAGCCAAACTTAATGCCCGCCAATACAACAAATATATTTATTTAGGGGTGTTTGTTGGTTTGTTGTTGTCATTGGTGGTGGCGGTTGTATTCCAAGTCGTCGTTGATCAGTTTAGCAATGAGTTATACCGAAATTATTTGATGGCAGGGATCCTCACTTTTGCCACTGTTGTGCTGACGTATATGGCGATCTGGATGCAGAATCAAGCCAAAAACCAAGTTGCACAGATGCAGCAAGATGTGTCTGACATGGTCAGCTCGGGCAACTTATTTGGTTTGGTCTTTTTGTCTCTGTTGGCCGTTTTACGTGAAGGTTTTGAGACGATCTTATTTTTCTCCGCCCTAATGTATTCCAACTTTGGCGAATTCAGCACCCAAGATGCCTTAATTGGTGCTGTCGCCGGTTTGTTACTTTCATTGGCTATCGTGTGGCTGATGTTACGTACAACACGTAATGTGCCGCTGCGTTCTTTTTTCCGTTGGACCAGTTTGCTGATCATTGTGATTGCTGCTGGACTCTTGTCTTCGGCGGTAAACATGTTGCAAGCGGCGCATGTTCTCCCAATCCTTCATGCACAGCTTTTTGATATATCACATATCCTCGATGATCGTGGTGTCTTTGGGACTTTCTTACGTGCTTTGTTTGGCTACAACTCATCGCCGGGGTTATTACAACTTATGGTATGGGGCGGCTACATGGTGACATTTATATTTTTCTGGAATCGAGGTTATAAGCAAGCATGA
- a CDS encoding Lrp/AsnC family transcriptional regulator — protein sequence MKAPIDQIDRTLLRLLQQDGTLSLAELADKVNLTTTPCWKRLKRLEENGILRQRVALLDPIQLGLSFTAFVQIKTSNHSKEWYKSLVEAVSDFPEVMEFYRMAGEYDYMMKVQVADMAAFDQFYKKMVNSIEGLTNVTSTFAMEPLKYTTALPL from the coding sequence ATGAAGGCTCCAATCGATCAAATTGATAGAACATTACTTAGGTTGTTACAGCAAGATGGTACGCTCTCTCTTGCCGAGCTGGCAGACAAGGTGAACCTAACAACAACCCCTTGCTGGAAACGACTAAAACGCTTAGAAGAAAATGGCATTTTACGTCAGCGTGTTGCTTTGCTTGATCCAATTCAGTTGGGGTTGTCGTTTACTGCATTTGTACAAATCAAAACCAGTAATCACTCTAAAGAGTGGTACAAATCTTTGGTTGAAGCCGTGTCTGATTTTCCTGAGGTGATGGAGTTTTATCGTATGGCCGGTGAATACGACTACATGATGAAAGTGCAAGTCGCTGATATGGCCGCCTTCGATCAGTTTTATAAGAAAATGGTTAATAGCATTGAAGGACTAACCAATGTCACTTCAACATTTGCCATGGAGCCATTGAAATACACGACTGCGTTACCACTATAA
- a CDS encoding PLP-dependent cysteine synthase family protein, with translation MRNNSQWINTAIRKIEADYQRSADTHLIKLNIPILSGIDIYLKDESTHPTGSLKHRLARSLFLYALCNGWISEGTPIIESSSGSTAVSEAYFARLLGLPFIAVVPRKTACKKIEQIEFYGGKAHFVDSPSEIYDESRRLAKEMNGHYMDQFTFAERATDWRGNNNIANSIFNQMELEEHPIPRWIVMSPGTGGTSATIGRYIRYQMHSTQLCVVDPENSVFHEFYKTRNAALTGNKGSRIEGIGRPRVEPSFIPDVVNEMRTIPDAASVATVHWLEKLLGRKAGASTGTNLYGVLQLAIEMKQRGETGSIVTLLCDSGERYLDTYFNHDWVKANIGDISGYLAQLEQFEQTGQLDALA, from the coding sequence ATGCGAAATAACTCACAATGGATTAACACTGCTATTCGTAAGATTGAAGCCGACTACCAACGTTCAGCAGACACGCATCTTATCAAATTGAACATTCCAATCCTCAGCGGCATTGATATTTATTTAAAAGATGAAAGCACGCACCCGACAGGCAGTTTAAAACACCGCTTAGCCCGTTCACTCTTTCTTTATGCCCTATGTAATGGCTGGATCAGTGAAGGGACACCTATCATAGAGTCATCGTCTGGCAGCACCGCCGTGTCTGAAGCCTATTTTGCACGTTTACTTGGCTTGCCTTTTATTGCCGTCGTACCACGAAAAACAGCTTGTAAAAAAATAGAACAAATTGAGTTTTATGGCGGTAAGGCACATTTTGTCGATAGTCCCAGTGAGATTTATGACGAGTCGCGTCGGTTAGCCAAGGAAATGAATGGGCACTACATGGATCAATTCACCTTTGCTGAACGCGCTACTGACTGGCGTGGTAACAACAATATTGCCAACAGTATTTTTAACCAAATGGAATTAGAAGAGCATCCTATCCCACGTTGGATTGTCATGAGCCCAGGAACAGGCGGAACATCTGCGACCATAGGCCGCTACATTCGCTACCAAATGCACAGCACACAACTGTGTGTGGTTGATCCTGAAAATTCCGTTTTCCACGAGTTCTATAAAACACGTAACGCTGCGTTAACTGGGAATAAAGGCAGCCGAATTGAGGGCATTGGCCGCCCAAGGGTTGAACCGAGTTTTATTCCTGATGTCGTTAACGAAATGCGAACGATCCCAGATGCAGCCAGCGTGGCAACGGTACATTGGTTAGAGAAGTTATTAGGCCGAAAAGCGGGCGCTTCGACTGGTACGAACCTTTATGGTGTACTGCAACTGGCTATTGAAATGAAACAGCGCGGTGAAACCGGTTCTATCGTCACGTTATTATGTGACAGTGGGGAGCGCTACTTGGACACTTACTTTAATCATGATTGGGTAAAAGCCAATATTGGTGATATTTCTGGCTACCTCGCTCAACTTGAGCAATTTGAACAAACAGGTCAGCTTGATGCCTTAGCCTAA